In Fischerella sp. PCC 9605, the genomic window TCCAAGGGTAAGGAAGGTAAAAAAGACGCGAAAGTATAAGGACTGAGCAGGAATGGTGCCACACTAACTGCTATAACCATGAACAGAATCGGGAATTATATAAGGGAGCCGCTTTTGTTTTGTAAATTATGACTTAAATTTAAGTCTTTGTTTATAGTGTATCAACTACTAAACCATCTTGGTGTTAGCCCTAAACGGACTAGTGCCAAGATAGGATGCGATTAACTCTAGAGATTGCCATTATCAGGTTAATTTTAGCAACATAGGCTGATTCGGACTGTGCAAATTCCTCATTTTTCTGAAGCTAATCACCCGCTTGTTAAGTCACTGTTCCATCACACTGACCAAGAACTTGTTAGTTTGTTCCAGCAGCATCCTGAGTCAGGAAGATACTTTACGGCGATTTTTTGCCGCTATAGCCCGATAGTTTATACATTGATTCGTCATTCAGCGCGATCGCCAGTGCAAGCAGATTATCTGTTTGCCCTGACTTGGCGACATATTTATTACGAACTTGGCGGATTTAATTTCAATAACAGTAAACCCGGTAAAGAAAGTCTTACCCTACAAAATTGGTTGATCGATCAGACTGGTTACTGTATCAACGAAATTGAACTTCCTCCGACAGAAGCAATTCATTATTCTCTCAAAGCGACTTCTCCCCCACTGTGGTGTTATGTAGAACAGGCATTGGATCAAATAACACCAATTTTACGCTTGATGGTCTTGATGGCTCAAACCTTCCACTGGAGCGAAACTAGAATTGCTGCCTACCTACAAGCCGAAGGAGAAGCGATCGCTCCTAGCAATGTAGCCAATTTTCTCCAAGAAGGTTATCGTATGCTAGAGGAAAAATTACCGGCAGATATCAGAATTATCTACTTGGGTGAAAATTTACTTCCACATCATGTAGCGTAATAGTACTTAATTTATTGTTACTGCTGGTAATAATTTATAAAGAACTGCGAAATTCCTACTTAAAGCAGCAATTTCACGGGCAAAGTTTATGAAACGATGGCATTTAATATCAGTAATTAACCGTGCTTTTATTGGTGGATCGAAGCCCACCTTTTTACTTATTACTTTTTTACTTACTCCCATAGCAGCGACTGCTGCTGATATTACCGAACAACTCCATCGCCCGACCAACAAATCCGTAGTCCGAGAATCAAGAGACGAAGCAGATACCTTGCTGCGGATTGGCGAACAGCAACACGCCTCTGGTAATTCTGAAAAAGCGATTGAGTCTTGGTTACAAGCGCTAGAGATTTATCACTCGATTGGCGATTTCAAGGCTCAAGGTTTAGTTTACGACTATCTTGGCAGAGGCTACGTGCAGTTGAGCCGTTATAAAGAAGCAGAAAATGCAATGCGGCGACGGTTGGCGATCGCTCGCGATGTCCAAGACTTTCAAGCTCAGATATTTGCTCTAAATAACATTGGCACGTTGCTAATGCAATATGGAGAACCCATCGCTAGTTTGCAAACATTTGCAGAAGCGCTAGAAATTGCTCGCCACGTCAAAAATATTGAAGGTCAAGGACTGTCTCTAAGTAATTTGGGACTAGCAAATGCGAGGCTGGGAAATTACAACAAGGCTATTAAACTTTATGAAAATGCTCTAAGTTTCCGGCGTCAAGCTCGCGATCCCATTGGTGAAGCTAATACCTTCAATAATTTGGGCGATGCCTATCTCGCGGCAAGAGACTATCAAGGTACGATTGGTACTTATGGAATAGCACTGCGGATAGCAAAAGCAACTCGCGATCGCGTTAACGAATTACGAGCGATAGATGGTTTAGTTACCGCCCACAGTACTGTAGGACGCTATGAACGCGCCTTCGATTTACTACAACAGCGATTAACACTGGCTCAAGACTTACAAAATCTGCGGGAAGAATTGAAATCTTTTGAGTCCTATGCTCAGTTGTACGAGCAATTAGGAAACTTTCCAACAGCTCGCAATTTTTATGAAAGGGCGATTACCGTAGCGCAGATACTAAAAGACAGCAAGCAGGAAGTGCGATTGCTCGATCAACTCACTCAAATGATGCGGAAGGCTAACTTGAGCAAAAATTAACCTTTGCTAGTGCTGTCAAAGTGTAAACATTCAATATAAAGTTTTCTTTGTGCCTTTGTGGTTCAAAAATAGATTTAAGGAACCACTAAGACACCAAGACACCAAGTATAATCACAATGACATCGAGGATACAAATTATATCAAGTTCGGATAATTACTTATTATTAAAATCTCTCCGCGTCCCCGTGTCAGTCCTAATGATAAGTCTTCAACCGAACATGATATTAATTCTTGATGACACCCTTTTGAACTGGTGCCTATACTGTGTGGTTAAGTATGTATTGCATCTTAACCATATAGGTAATATTTATGGGCTTCATATTTTCTCTGCTGACAAGCCTAATTGCAATTTTTATCTATCTCAACTCTGGCAAGATATCCAGCGAACGCTCTCGCTGGGCTATTCGCGGAATTACTGTGCTGATTGGGGCGATCGCTTTACTTGCCTCTATTTCCAGACTTCTGGTAATGGTTCCACCAGGGAATGTTGGAGTGATTCACTTGTTTGGTCAAGTCTCAGATAATACCCTTAATCCAGGTGTTCATGTGATGAATCCTTTTGCCAAAGTTCTCAATTTTTCCACGCGGCTAAAGGATGTGAAGGAAAATGTAGACGCAACTTCTCAGGAAGGGTTAAGCCTAAATCTTGATGTCAGCCTTCAGTACAAGCTCGATCCCCAAAAAGCTGCGACAGTATATAAAACTATTGGTATGGACGAAAAAGAACTAGTGATTTCTCGATTTCGCTCAACCATACGTGCCATTACTGCGAACTACCCAGCAGCAGCTATTTATTCTACCAAACGTCAACAGATAGTACAGCAACTCGACCAACAGCTGACTCAACAGTTACTACCCTTGGGTTTCGTTGTTGAAGAAGCCTTATTAAGAAATGTCAAAATGCCTGATAGTCTGCAAGCTGCGATTCAAGAGAAACTAAAGGCAGAGCAAGAAAATCAGCAAATGAAATTTGTTTTAGAAAAAGAACGTCAAGAAGCAGAACGCAAACGCATTGAAGCCAAAGGTATAGCTGATGCCCAAAAGATTATTTCTGGTGGACTTAGCAATTCTGTGCTGCAATTACGAGCAATAGAAGCGACAGAAAAACTGGCAGAGTCTCCCAACTCTAAGATTGTCGTGTTTGGTTCTGAAAAAGGGACTTTGCCAATTCTAGTTCAACCAGAGGCGAAATAAACAAAAGGGGGAGATGAAAGGAGAGCTAGAAAGGCTGTATTTGTAGAGAAAGCCACACAAGATTTAATTGAAGAAGTACAAGCAAGAATTGAAACTCTAATTTTATAAATAGAAACCTCAGAAATAGTTTGTAGTAAACATGCTTTGTATTTACTACAAGCCAAAAGCCAAGCATATTTATATTTATTTTCTTAGGAAACTGTATAAAAGCTGTAAAATTTGTTTAAGTACAAGATTGCTTTTGGTATCCAACATGAGCAATACACAAAGCTGGTATATTATCAAACGCCCTGCTGGAAACTGTGAAATAATCCCCAGTAATGAAGTGACTGGGCATGAGACTCCAGAGGTAATCGAAAAGTGGGGGCCTTTTGATTCACAAGCAGATGTGATCGCCCGTCGTGTCGGATTAATTAGGGCTGGCAAGTGCCAACCCGTTTAAACTTAAAAGTAAAAAGTAAAGCTTAAGTTTGTAGGGTGCGTTAGAGCGAAGCATAACGCACCATTCACCTGTTATCCCTTGCGTTTAATTATTTCCTGCTCTTGTGCCTTTAGCGGCAATTTCTTTGCTTAATACTTCCACCGCTTTAGCAAATTGGGGATCTGCTAGGGTACCGACTTTTTCTCGCTCTTTAATCCACAATTCCTGTCGTTGCTTGTCGTTCAAATTTACTACAATATTTGGATCGATGCCGTGCTTATTAATATCTCTACCACTGGGGGTATGGTATTTAGCAATTGTTACTGCTAATCCCGAACCATCGTCTAGAGGACGCACTGATTGCACCAAACCCTTACCAAAGGTTTGACTACCTACCACAACGGCACGCTTGTTATCTTGCAAAGCACCTGAGAGAATTTCACTGGCACTAGCACTACCTTTATCCACCAATACCACTAAAGGTTTATTTGTCAAAGCACGTCCGTTTGCCATTTCTCGTTCGACTTCACCTCGACGGTCAATGGTGGAAACAATCGCGCCTCTATCCATTAACATCCGGGCAATTTCCACACTGGAGTATAGTAAACCGCCAGGATTATTCCGCAAATCTAGGACGTATCCCGATACCTGTTTACTTTCTAAATTTTTAATTGCATCCCGCATTTCTTTTGCAGCATTGGCACTGAATTGCTTGAGACGAACGTAGCCAATGTTACCTGCTGGAGTCTGTTTTTGGGAATATTCGACTGGATGAATTTCTATTCGCGCCCGTGTAATTGTAAATTGCTTTTGTTGACCGTTCCGTAAGATTGTGATGTTAACTTTAGTTCCTGGCTCACCTCGAATCAGGGATACTGCTTCATTAGTATCCATCCCCTCTGTGCTTTTACCATTAATACTGGTGATAACGTCTTTTGCTAGAATACCAGCTTTAAACGCGGGCGTATCGTCAATTGGGGCAATTACAGTCAGCTTTTTAGTTTTCTCGTCCAAACCAATTTGGATTCCAATACCTGTCAGTTCGCCAGAAGTGTCCACTTGCATATTCTTGAACTCCTCTGGATCCATAAACCGGGTATAGGGGTCATCCAGCTTCTTCAGCATTTCCCGGATGGACTTATAAGCTTCTTGGTTATTGCTATAGGACTTATTCAAGTACTGACGGCGAACTGCTTTCCAATCTACCTGATTAAAAGTACCGTCTACATATTGTCTATCAATAATTTGCCAAACTTCATCTACTAATTCCTTGGGGCTATCTTTAAAAATAGCCTGTCCTTGCGAGTGAATGCCGAGGCTTGTAACTGCAATTGTGGATAGCGTCACCGCCGTAGCACCCAAAACAAGTCCATTTTTTGTAATTACCATAATGACAGCTGTGCCAGAGGGACAAAAGATGATGTATCAATATGCTCAATCTAACACAGGCAACTACTGTGCAAGATGAACATACTTTGTTATTTCCGCAAAGATATTTAGCAATCCAGTGAACTCGGTAGTCGCTTAAACAAAAGTTTAGGGATTAGGCTAGGGAATAAAAATTATGAATTATGAATTATAAATTATGAACTTTTCATCATTCATAATTTTCACCTAGCCTAATCCCCAATTTTTCACGGTTCTACCCAGCGTCCGTCTGCCTTGATCAGGTTAATTAACTCCTCAACACCTTTTTGTTCTGGAACTTTTTTAATTTCTTCTCTACCACGATAGAGAGAAATATAGCCTGGGGTTTTGCCAACATAACCATAGTCAGCATCCGCCATTTCTCCAGGACCATTGACAATGCAACCCATGACTGCTATGTCAAGCCCTGTTAGATGCTTTGTCGCTTCTCTGACTTTGTGCAGCACTTCTTCTAGATTAAACAAAGTACGCCCACAAGAAGGACAGGCGACGTACTCAACCATCGTTTTCCGCAATCCCAATGCTTGCAAAATGCTGTAGCAAACGGGAATTTCTTTTTCTGGAGATTCAGTTAGCGACACCCTAATAGTATCGCCAATCCCATCAGCTAGCAAGGTAGCAATACCAGCAGTAGATTTGATTCGTCCGTATTCGCCATCCCCAGCTTCCGTAACACCCAAGTGCAGAGGGTAATCCATACCCAACTCATCCATCCGCTGTACCATGAGGCGATAGGCTGCTACCATCACTGGCACTCGCGAGGCTTTCAGGGATATTACTAAGTTGTGGAAGTCTAAAGATTCACAAATACGAATGAATTCTAGTGCAGATTGCACCATGCCTTCTGGAGTATCGCCGTAGGAGAACAGCATCCTTTCAGCAAGAGAACCATGATTAACCCCGATTCGCATGGCTTTGCCTTGGTCGCGCAAGGAAATCACTAATGGTTCTAGAGTTTCGCGGATTTTTTCACCAATTTCGTCAAATTCGGCTTTGGTGTATTCGGTTCTGTTCTGGTTTGGTTTTTCAAACACATACAGTCCCGGATTTATCCGTACTTTCTCTATGTGCTTAGCAACTTCCAAGGCAATCTTCATGCCATTGTGGTGCACATCAGCAACAATGGGCACATCTTGATAAGTTTTGATTAATTTTTGTTTAATTTCTGCCAAGGCTTTGGCATGAGCCATACTTGGGACAGTGACACGAACAATCTCGCAGCCTATTTCATGTAGGCGACGAATTGCTGTAACAGATCCATCTATATCAAGAGTATCCTCATTAATCATGGACTGCACCACTACGGGATGACCTCCCCCAATGGTGACATTTCCTACTTGTACAGGACGGGTTTTCCGCCGTCTGATAGTTGTGTCAAAAGTAGGTTGACTTGATACTGTATTTGCAGTAATGGGTGTAGGCAGAGTTTGCATAACCTTTTAGGTAATTTTGCTGTAGCGAAAATATCAGATTTGAAAACGCTCTGTTTCCCAGATTGCCACAGTTGGTGCTTTTTTGGGCAAAGAACTAGCAAAAAAATGATATGGGCAAATAATAAAAGAGAAGGGGAGATAACGACAGGTTTTTCTCAATGGTAAGAATATATATTTTTGATGCTTTTTGGCTAAAGAGCGATCGCTATTTTCCTGAGCCATCAACACTTAGTTATAAATGCCATTAGTAGCGACTATGATTTCATGCACCAACCTTTCATCCCTGTTATTCATTCCATCCCTGATGGTGCTGCTTTAATTGATACTGTCCTGAGCGAGTATCCGATTAATAAACCCCTTAGCTGCAAACTATACAAGCGGGGACTGAATGATACGTATTTAGTAGAAACAAAGTCACAAAAATATATTTTGCGAGTTTATCGGCGTGGGTGGAGAAATAAGGAAGAAATAGATTTTGAATTAGAACTCTTAACGTTTCTTCATAAATCAAAGCAACCAATAGCATATCCCATCGCCAGAAAAGATGGGGATTTGACAACAGAAATTACTGCACCAGAAGGAACGCGCTATGTAGCTGTATTTTCTTATGCA contains:
- a CDS encoding tetratricopeptide repeat protein, giving the protein MKRWHLISVINRAFIGGSKPTFLLITFLLTPIAATAADITEQLHRPTNKSVVRESRDEADTLLRIGEQQHASGNSEKAIESWLQALEIYHSIGDFKAQGLVYDYLGRGYVQLSRYKEAENAMRRRLAIARDVQDFQAQIFALNNIGTLLMQYGEPIASLQTFAEALEIARHVKNIEGQGLSLSNLGLANARLGNYNKAIKLYENALSFRRQARDPIGEANTFNNLGDAYLAARDYQGTIGTYGIALRIAKATRDRVNELRAIDGLVTAHSTVGRYERAFDLLQQRLTLAQDLQNLREELKSFESYAQLYEQLGNFPTARNFYERAITVAQILKDSKQEVRLLDQLTQMMRKANLSKN
- a CDS encoding prohibitin family protein, which gives rise to MGFIFSLLTSLIAIFIYLNSGKISSERSRWAIRGITVLIGAIALLASISRLLVMVPPGNVGVIHLFGQVSDNTLNPGVHVMNPFAKVLNFSTRLKDVKENVDATSQEGLSLNLDVSLQYKLDPQKAATVYKTIGMDEKELVISRFRSTIRAITANYPAAAIYSTKRQQIVQQLDQQLTQQLLPLGFVVEEALLRNVKMPDSLQAAIQEKLKAEQENQQMKFVLEKERQEAERKRIEAKGIADAQKIISGGLSNSVLQLRAIEATEKLAESPNSKIVVFGSEKGTLPILVQPEAK
- the ctpC gene encoding carboxyl-terminal processing protease CtpC is translated as MVITKNGLVLGATAVTLSTIAVTSLGIHSQGQAIFKDSPKELVDEVWQIIDRQYVDGTFNQVDWKAVRRQYLNKSYSNNQEAYKSIREMLKKLDDPYTRFMDPEEFKNMQVDTSGELTGIGIQIGLDEKTKKLTVIAPIDDTPAFKAGILAKDVITSINGKSTEGMDTNEAVSLIRGEPGTKVNITILRNGQQKQFTITRARIEIHPVEYSQKQTPAGNIGYVRLKQFSANAAKEMRDAIKNLESKQVSGYVLDLRNNPGGLLYSSVEIARMLMDRGAIVSTIDRRGEVEREMANGRALTNKPLVVLVDKGSASASEILSGALQDNKRAVVVGSQTFGKGLVQSVRPLDDGSGLAVTIAKYHTPSGRDINKHGIDPNIVVNLNDKQRQELWIKEREKVGTLADPQFAKAVEVLSKEIAAKGTRAGNN
- the ispG gene encoding (E)-4-hydroxy-3-methylbut-2-enyl-diphosphate synthase — translated: MQTLPTPITANTVSSQPTFDTTIRRRKTRPVQVGNVTIGGGHPVVVQSMINEDTLDIDGSVTAIRRLHEIGCEIVRVTVPSMAHAKALAEIKQKLIKTYQDVPIVADVHHNGMKIALEVAKHIEKVRINPGLYVFEKPNQNRTEYTKAEFDEIGEKIRETLEPLVISLRDQGKAMRIGVNHGSLAERMLFSYGDTPEGMVQSALEFIRICESLDFHNLVISLKASRVPVMVAAYRLMVQRMDELGMDYPLHLGVTEAGDGEYGRIKSTAGIATLLADGIGDTIRVSLTESPEKEIPVCYSILQALGLRKTMVEYVACPSCGRTLFNLEEVLHKVREATKHLTGLDIAVMGCIVNGPGEMADADYGYVGKTPGYISLYRGREEIKKVPEQKGVEELINLIKADGRWVEP